A window of Ananas comosus cultivar F153 linkage group 4, ASM154086v1, whole genome shotgun sequence contains these coding sequences:
- the LOC109709446 gene encoding F-box protein At3g54460 isoform X1, translating into MEGDPLDRRKLCGFLRAVLAVAEPRDPDPPPQTPARGAPCDLFGEGPNVGFRSECGISLVPIRDGDGGAGPGEARSSAPGDGGASASAAASRKRRRRGVVVVNGSTSVVHHLHALVAHGCVEIEARVLSVSARGEGESRAVVLVDVFLPIAAWSGWQFPWSPAVAASVFKHLSCMWELRNSLLNFEWDSPDHTHDDDKSIWNCCDCHVLGCEMHRRTPLSINKKLFDLHEIFKSLPSVDLEKKIHYIRVKPKDTSRTNGIWNLPDEVLTSVLTHLGPRDLVRVSMTCRYLRFLAASVMPCMKLKLFPHQEAAVEWMLKRERNPDVLAHPLYKDFCTEDGFSFYMNTTSGKIHTEKAPTINDFRGGMFCDEPGLGKTITALSLILKTQETLADPPQGVDVTWCMHRPNQRCGYYEVGADNLIRGNIMSTWKRFLGKSVRRGEVSSPQLPLGISSVENSRSSSQKGGRSMNHDRPLESAASSCGKPTISFCAETHSMPRTRVLRCSKSLSCVRRNLMDTFAQVSGCGDIRKKRDNVVSDTSLLDLAESWHPSKLCTALCNQHKKLRRDSSFVSDSSETWVQCDSCRKWRKLTGRSTLDATAVWFCSMNTDPFYQNCAAPEESWDVKETITYLPGFSTKGTQQGKEENVSFFTSVLKEHFTSFNSETKKALNWLANLPQKKLLEMETVGVRRSLESFLSEETYGYHKIFEAFGLVRRVERRITRWCYPSKLHDLEFDTVALRIALTKPLDLVRLYLSKATLIVVPANLVDHWKMQIERHIQPGQLRVYIWASADQEKPCAHSLAWDYDIVITTFNRLSAEWGPRKRSVLMQIHWLRVMLDEGHTLGSSLSLTNKLQMAVSLAASSRWILTGTPTPNTPNSHVSHLQPMLKFLHEEAYGQNQEYWEAGIQRPFEVQTEEGRSRLIQLLQRTMISARKSDLNNIPPCIKRVTFLDFNEEHAKSYNELVLTVRRNILMADWNDPSHVESLLNPKQWKFRSRTVRNIRLSCCVAGHIKVVDAGQDIQETMDILVQHGLDPLSEEYAFIRISLLDGCNCFRCKYWCRLPIITPCRHLLCLGCVALDSEKCTYPGCGHHYEMQSPEILTRPENPNPKWPVPKDLIELQPSYKQDDWDPDWQSTSSSKVAYLVEKLKMVQESNRKFGYSASIDTNSNVPISVSNDRETGSETDGMSSRTLPEKVIIFSQFLEHINIIEQQLTIAGIKFAAMYSPLHSFKKIKSLMSFQQDPNCLALVMDGSAALGLDLSFVTHVFLMEPIWDRSMEEQVISRAHRMGATRTIHVETLAMRGTIEEQMLEFLQDPNACGRVLLQENSNSDLGGARTHRTLHDFAENNYLAKLGFIDTGVKT; encoded by the exons ATGGAGGGCGACCCCCTCGACCGCCGCAAGCTCTGCGGCTTCCTCCGCGCCGTcctcgccgtcgccgagccccGAGACCCTGATCCGCCTCCCCAAACCCCAGCGCGCGGCGCCCCGTGCGACCTCTTCGGCGAGGGCCCCAATGTCGGGTTCCGATCCGAGTGTGGGATCTCGCTGGTCCCGATccgcgacggcgacggcggggcGGGGCCGGGGGAGGCGAGGAGTTCCGCTCCGGGCGACGGCGGGGCCtcggcctcggcggcggcgtcgaggaagaggcggcggaggggcgTGGTTGTGGTGAACGGGAGCACGAGCGTGGTGCACCATCTCCACGCGCTGGTGGCGCACGGGTGCGTGGAGATCGAGGCGAGGGTGCTGAGCGTTTCCGCTCGGGGAGAGGGGGAATCGAGGGCGGTGGTGTTGGTCGATGTGTTCTTGCCGATCGCGGCGTGGTCGGGGTGGCAATTCCCGTGGTCGCCGGCGGTGGCCGCTTCTGTATTTAAGCACTTGAG CTGCATGTGGGAATTAAGAAATTCTTTACTTAATTTTGAATGGGACTCTCCAGATCATACACATGATGATGATAAATCCATTTGGAACTGCTGTGACTGCCACGTCCTTGGATGTGAGATGCACAGGAGAACACCATTATCCATTAATAAAAAGTTATTTGATCTTCATGAAATATTTAAGAGCTTGCCTAGTGTTGATctggaaaagaaaattcattATATTAGAGTAAAGCCCAAAGATACATCTAGAACTAATGGAATTTGGAACCTTCCTGATGAAGTGTTGACAAGCGTGCTGACTCACCTTGGCCCAAGGGACCTAGTTAGGGTTTCAATGACTTGTCGATATTTAAGGTTCCTGGCTGCATCCGTCATGCCTTGCATGAAGCTTAAACTTTTTCCCCATCAAGAGGCAGCTGTTGAGTGGATGTTAAAGCGAGAGCGTAACCCTGATGTTCTGGCGCACCCTCTGTATAAGGATTTCTGTACTGAGGATGGATTCTCTTTCTACATGAATACTACTTCAGGAAAAATACATACTGAAAAGGCTCCAACTATTAATGATTTCCGTGGAGGAATGTTCTGTGATGAACCTGGATTAGGAAAGACAATAACTGCGTTATCTCTTATTCTGAAAACTCAAGAAACTTTGGCTGACCCACCTCAGGGAGTAGATGTTACGTGGTGCATGCATAGACCCAATCAAAGATGTGGGTATTATGAAGTCGGTGCGGATAACTTGATCAGAGGTAACATTATGTCAACTTGGAAAAGGTTCTTGGGGAAAAGCGTACGAAGGGGGGAAGTCTCTTCTCCCCAACTTCCACTTGGAATTAGTTCAGTTGAAAATTCAAGATCCTCCTCACAGAAAGGAGGTAGATCGATGAATCATGATCGTCCTCTAGAATCCGCAGCCTCTTCATGTGGGAAGCCGACGATTTCATTTTGCGCTGAGACCCACTCAATGCCACGCACACGTGTTCTTAGATGCAGCAAAAGCTTGAGCTGTGTTAGGAGGAATCTTATGGACACATTTGCCCAAGTTTCAGGCTGTGGCGATATCAGAAAGAAAAGAGACAATGTTGTTAGTGACACAAGCTTGTTAGATCTTGCAGAAAGTTGGCATCCTTCAAAGCTGTGTACTGCCTTGTGCAACCAGCACAAGAAGCTGAGGCGAGATAGCAGTTTTGTCTCCGATTCTAGTGAGACCTGGGTTCAGTGTGATTCTTGTAGAAAGTGGCGGAAGCTGACAGGCAGAAGTACACTCGATGCTACAGCTGTATGGTTTTGTAGTATGAACACTGATCCTTTCTATCAGAACTGCGCAGCGCCAGAGGAGTCTTGGGACGTTAAAGAAACAATAACTTACTTGCCAGGATTCTCTACAAAAGGGACCCAAcagggaaaagaagaaaatgtgtCCTTCTTCACTAGTGTCTTAAAAGAGCATTTTACATCTTTCAATTCTGAAACAAAGAAGGCTTTAAATTGGTTGGCCAATCTTCCTCAAAAGAAACTTCTAGAAATGGAAACAGTTGGCGTGAGGCGAAGTTTAGAATCTTTCCTAAGTGAAGAAACCTATGGATATCATAAGATATTTGAAGCATTTGGTCTTGTAAGAAGGGTTGAAAGACGTATAACTCGGTGGTGCTATCCATCCAAGCTCCATGATTTGGAGTTTGATACAGTTGCACTTAGAATTGCTCTTACCAAGCCATTGGACTTAGTCAGGCTGTATTTGTCTAAAGCGACCCTGATTGTTGTCCCAGCAAATTTAGTTGACCACTGGAAAATGCAAATCGAGAGGCATATTCAACCTGGGCAATTGCGAGTTTATATCTGGGCTTCGGCTGATCAGGAGAAGCCCTGTGCTCACAGTCTTGCATGGGACTACGACATTGTCATCACCACATTCAATCGGTTAAGTGCAGAATGGGGTCCACGTAAGAGGAGTGTGCTAATGCAAATACATTGGCTTAGGGTGATGCTAGATGAAGGGCATACTCTTGGTTCGAGTCTCAGCTTGACGAACAAATTGCAGATGGCAGTCTCGTTGGCTGCATCAAGTCGATGGATTTTAACTGGAACGCCAACTCCAAATACACCCAATAGTCATGTGTCTCATCTTCAGCCAATGCTTAAATTTCTTCATGAAGAAGCCTATGGGCAGAATCAGGAATACTGGGAGGCCGGAATTCAGAGACCTTTTGAGGTTCAGACGGAGGAGGGACGGTCTCGTCTTATACAACTACTTCAAAGGACTATGATTAGTGCAAGAAAATCTGATCTAAATAATATTCCTCCGTGCATCAAAAGAGTAACTTTTCTAGATTTTAATGAGGAGCACGCGAAGAGTTACAATGAATTAGTTCTTACTGTTCGCCGAAATATTTTGATGGCCGATTGGAATGATCCTTCTCATGTCGAATCACTGCTGAACCCCAAACAATGGAAGTTCCGAAGTAGAACAGTTAGGAACATACGATTATCTTGTTGTGTAGCAGGGCATATTAAAGTAGTGGATGCCGGTCAGGATATCCAAGAAACGATGGATATACTAGTGCAGCATGGTCTTGATCCTCTTTCAGAAGAATATGCATTTATAAGAATTTCGCTTTTGGATGGATGTAATTGTTTCAG GTGCAAATATTGGTGCCGTTTGCCTATTATCACACCATGTCGGCATTTATTATGCCTTGGTTGCGTTGCTCTGGATAGTGAGAAATGTACTTATCCGGGGTGTGGCCATCACTATGAGATGCAGTCCCCTGAAATACTAACACGCCCAGAAAACCCAAATCCTAAATGGCCAGTTCCTAAAGATCTTATAGAGTTGCAGCCATCATACAAACAG GATGACTGGGATCCCGACTGGCAATCAACATCAAGCAGCAAAGTTGCTTACTTGGTTGAAAAGTTGAAGATGGTGCAGGAATCTAATAGAAAATTTGGTTACTCTGCTAGTATAGATACCAATAGTAATGTACCTATTAGTGTGTCAAATGATCGAGAGACTGGTTCTGAAACTGATGGCATGTCTTCTAGGACATTGCCTGAAAAAGTGATAATATTCTCTCAATTTCTTGAGCATATTAATATCATTGAGCAGCAG TTGACAATTGCTGGCATCAAATTTGCTGCAATGTACAGTCCTCTGCATTCTTTCAAAAAG ATTAAGTCGTTGATGAGCTTTCAGCAAGATCCAAACTGCTTGGCATTGGTAATGGATGGAAGTGCAGCTTTAGGCCTTGATTTGAGCTTTGTTACACACGTATTTTTGATGGAACCTATATGGGACAGAAG CATGGAAGAACAAGTGATCAGCCGTGCTCATCGGATGGGTGCCACTCGCACCATCCATGTGGAGACATTGGCGATGCGGGGTACTATTGAAGAGCAAATGCTGGAATTTTTACAG GATCCTAATGCATGCGGAAGAGTGCTGCTCCAAGAAAACAGCAACAGTGACCTTGGAGGGGCCCGGACACATCGTACTCTACATGATTTTGCTGAAAATAATTATCTGGCTAAACTCGGTTTTATAGATACTGGTGTTAAAACGTAG
- the LOC109709446 gene encoding F-box protein At3g54460 isoform X2, with product MHRRTPLSINKKLFDLHEIFKSLPSVDLEKKIHYIRVKPKDTSRTNGIWNLPDEVLTSVLTHLGPRDLVRVSMTCRYLRFLAASVMPCMKLKLFPHQEAAVEWMLKRERNPDVLAHPLYKDFCTEDGFSFYMNTTSGKIHTEKAPTINDFRGGMFCDEPGLGKTITALSLILKTQETLADPPQGVDVTWCMHRPNQRCGYYEVGADNLIRGNIMSTWKRFLGKSVRRGEVSSPQLPLGISSVENSRSSSQKGGRSMNHDRPLESAASSCGKPTISFCAETHSMPRTRVLRCSKSLSCVRRNLMDTFAQVSGCGDIRKKRDNVVSDTSLLDLAESWHPSKLCTALCNQHKKLRRDSSFVSDSSETWVQCDSCRKWRKLTGRSTLDATAVWFCSMNTDPFYQNCAAPEESWDVKETITYLPGFSTKGTQQGKEENVSFFTSVLKEHFTSFNSETKKALNWLANLPQKKLLEMETVGVRRSLESFLSEETYGYHKIFEAFGLVRRVERRITRWCYPSKLHDLEFDTVALRIALTKPLDLVRLYLSKATLIVVPANLVDHWKMQIERHIQPGQLRVYIWASADQEKPCAHSLAWDYDIVITTFNRLSAEWGPRKRSVLMQIHWLRVMLDEGHTLGSSLSLTNKLQMAVSLAASSRWILTGTPTPNTPNSHVSHLQPMLKFLHEEAYGQNQEYWEAGIQRPFEVQTEEGRSRLIQLLQRTMISARKSDLNNIPPCIKRVTFLDFNEEHAKSYNELVLTVRRNILMADWNDPSHVESLLNPKQWKFRSRTVRNIRLSCCVAGHIKVVDAGQDIQETMDILVQHGLDPLSEEYAFIRISLLDGCNCFRCKYWCRLPIITPCRHLLCLGCVALDSEKCTYPGCGHHYEMQSPEILTRPENPNPKWPVPKDLIELQPSYKQDDWDPDWQSTSSSKVAYLVEKLKMVQESNRKFGYSASIDTNSNVPISVSNDRETGSETDGMSSRTLPEKVIIFSQFLEHINIIEQQLTIAGIKFAAMYSPLHSFKKIKSLMSFQQDPNCLALVMDGSAALGLDLSFVTHVFLMEPIWDRSMEEQVISRAHRMGATRTIHVETLAMRGTIEEQMLEFLQDPNACGRVLLQENSNSDLGGARTHRTLHDFAENNYLAKLGFIDTGVKT from the exons ATGCACAGGAGAACACCATTATCCATTAATAAAAAGTTATTTGATCTTCATGAAATATTTAAGAGCTTGCCTAGTGTTGATctggaaaagaaaattcattATATTAGAGTAAAGCCCAAAGATACATCTAGAACTAATGGAATTTGGAACCTTCCTGATGAAGTGTTGACAAGCGTGCTGACTCACCTTGGCCCAAGGGACCTAGTTAGGGTTTCAATGACTTGTCGATATTTAAGGTTCCTGGCTGCATCCGTCATGCCTTGCATGAAGCTTAAACTTTTTCCCCATCAAGAGGCAGCTGTTGAGTGGATGTTAAAGCGAGAGCGTAACCCTGATGTTCTGGCGCACCCTCTGTATAAGGATTTCTGTACTGAGGATGGATTCTCTTTCTACATGAATACTACTTCAGGAAAAATACATACTGAAAAGGCTCCAACTATTAATGATTTCCGTGGAGGAATGTTCTGTGATGAACCTGGATTAGGAAAGACAATAACTGCGTTATCTCTTATTCTGAAAACTCAAGAAACTTTGGCTGACCCACCTCAGGGAGTAGATGTTACGTGGTGCATGCATAGACCCAATCAAAGATGTGGGTATTATGAAGTCGGTGCGGATAACTTGATCAGAGGTAACATTATGTCAACTTGGAAAAGGTTCTTGGGGAAAAGCGTACGAAGGGGGGAAGTCTCTTCTCCCCAACTTCCACTTGGAATTAGTTCAGTTGAAAATTCAAGATCCTCCTCACAGAAAGGAGGTAGATCGATGAATCATGATCGTCCTCTAGAATCCGCAGCCTCTTCATGTGGGAAGCCGACGATTTCATTTTGCGCTGAGACCCACTCAATGCCACGCACACGTGTTCTTAGATGCAGCAAAAGCTTGAGCTGTGTTAGGAGGAATCTTATGGACACATTTGCCCAAGTTTCAGGCTGTGGCGATATCAGAAAGAAAAGAGACAATGTTGTTAGTGACACAAGCTTGTTAGATCTTGCAGAAAGTTGGCATCCTTCAAAGCTGTGTACTGCCTTGTGCAACCAGCACAAGAAGCTGAGGCGAGATAGCAGTTTTGTCTCCGATTCTAGTGAGACCTGGGTTCAGTGTGATTCTTGTAGAAAGTGGCGGAAGCTGACAGGCAGAAGTACACTCGATGCTACAGCTGTATGGTTTTGTAGTATGAACACTGATCCTTTCTATCAGAACTGCGCAGCGCCAGAGGAGTCTTGGGACGTTAAAGAAACAATAACTTACTTGCCAGGATTCTCTACAAAAGGGACCCAAcagggaaaagaagaaaatgtgtCCTTCTTCACTAGTGTCTTAAAAGAGCATTTTACATCTTTCAATTCTGAAACAAAGAAGGCTTTAAATTGGTTGGCCAATCTTCCTCAAAAGAAACTTCTAGAAATGGAAACAGTTGGCGTGAGGCGAAGTTTAGAATCTTTCCTAAGTGAAGAAACCTATGGATATCATAAGATATTTGAAGCATTTGGTCTTGTAAGAAGGGTTGAAAGACGTATAACTCGGTGGTGCTATCCATCCAAGCTCCATGATTTGGAGTTTGATACAGTTGCACTTAGAATTGCTCTTACCAAGCCATTGGACTTAGTCAGGCTGTATTTGTCTAAAGCGACCCTGATTGTTGTCCCAGCAAATTTAGTTGACCACTGGAAAATGCAAATCGAGAGGCATATTCAACCTGGGCAATTGCGAGTTTATATCTGGGCTTCGGCTGATCAGGAGAAGCCCTGTGCTCACAGTCTTGCATGGGACTACGACATTGTCATCACCACATTCAATCGGTTAAGTGCAGAATGGGGTCCACGTAAGAGGAGTGTGCTAATGCAAATACATTGGCTTAGGGTGATGCTAGATGAAGGGCATACTCTTGGTTCGAGTCTCAGCTTGACGAACAAATTGCAGATGGCAGTCTCGTTGGCTGCATCAAGTCGATGGATTTTAACTGGAACGCCAACTCCAAATACACCCAATAGTCATGTGTCTCATCTTCAGCCAATGCTTAAATTTCTTCATGAAGAAGCCTATGGGCAGAATCAGGAATACTGGGAGGCCGGAATTCAGAGACCTTTTGAGGTTCAGACGGAGGAGGGACGGTCTCGTCTTATACAACTACTTCAAAGGACTATGATTAGTGCAAGAAAATCTGATCTAAATAATATTCCTCCGTGCATCAAAAGAGTAACTTTTCTAGATTTTAATGAGGAGCACGCGAAGAGTTACAATGAATTAGTTCTTACTGTTCGCCGAAATATTTTGATGGCCGATTGGAATGATCCTTCTCATGTCGAATCACTGCTGAACCCCAAACAATGGAAGTTCCGAAGTAGAACAGTTAGGAACATACGATTATCTTGTTGTGTAGCAGGGCATATTAAAGTAGTGGATGCCGGTCAGGATATCCAAGAAACGATGGATATACTAGTGCAGCATGGTCTTGATCCTCTTTCAGAAGAATATGCATTTATAAGAATTTCGCTTTTGGATGGATGTAATTGTTTCAG GTGCAAATATTGGTGCCGTTTGCCTATTATCACACCATGTCGGCATTTATTATGCCTTGGTTGCGTTGCTCTGGATAGTGAGAAATGTACTTATCCGGGGTGTGGCCATCACTATGAGATGCAGTCCCCTGAAATACTAACACGCCCAGAAAACCCAAATCCTAAATGGCCAGTTCCTAAAGATCTTATAGAGTTGCAGCCATCATACAAACAG GATGACTGGGATCCCGACTGGCAATCAACATCAAGCAGCAAAGTTGCTTACTTGGTTGAAAAGTTGAAGATGGTGCAGGAATCTAATAGAAAATTTGGTTACTCTGCTAGTATAGATACCAATAGTAATGTACCTATTAGTGTGTCAAATGATCGAGAGACTGGTTCTGAAACTGATGGCATGTCTTCTAGGACATTGCCTGAAAAAGTGATAATATTCTCTCAATTTCTTGAGCATATTAATATCATTGAGCAGCAG TTGACAATTGCTGGCATCAAATTTGCTGCAATGTACAGTCCTCTGCATTCTTTCAAAAAG ATTAAGTCGTTGATGAGCTTTCAGCAAGATCCAAACTGCTTGGCATTGGTAATGGATGGAAGTGCAGCTTTAGGCCTTGATTTGAGCTTTGTTACACACGTATTTTTGATGGAACCTATATGGGACAGAAG CATGGAAGAACAAGTGATCAGCCGTGCTCATCGGATGGGTGCCACTCGCACCATCCATGTGGAGACATTGGCGATGCGGGGTACTATTGAAGAGCAAATGCTGGAATTTTTACAG GATCCTAATGCATGCGGAAGAGTGCTGCTCCAAGAAAACAGCAACAGTGACCTTGGAGGGGCCCGGACACATCGTACTCTACATGATTTTGCTGAAAATAATTATCTGGCTAAACTCGGTTTTATAGATACTGGTGTTAAAACGTAG
- the LOC109709448 gene encoding bifunctional serine/threonine-protein kinase/NEDD4-like E3 ubiquitin-protein ligase → MSSSAAAVGASDLGRPGPVERDIEQAITALKKGAYLLKYGRRGKPKFCPFRLSNDESVLIWFSGKEEKHLKLSHVSRIIPGQRTAIFQRYPRPEKECQSFSLIYNDRSLDVICKDKDEAEVWFAGLKTLISRSNPRKLRTESRSDGISSGRSSPRTYTRRSSPLSSPFGSINNTQKDGNDNFRLQSPYGSPPKNGYEKPFSDNVLYSAPPKGFFPSDSATASVHSLSSSYSDNATGLPKGVTMDGFRVSLSSAVSSSSQGSGHDDGDALGDVFIWGEGTGDGILGGGNARVGSCCGAKMDSFVPKALESAVILDVQNVSCGGGHAALVTKQGEIYTWGEESGGRLGHGVDSDVLHPKLIDALVNTNIELVACGEYHTCAVTLSGDLYTWGDGTFNFGLLGHENEASHWVPKRVNGPLEGIHVSSISCGPWHTTVVTSAGQLFTFGDGTFGILGHGDRRSVSIPREVESLKGLRTVRAACGFWHTAAVVEVMVGSSSSSNCSSGKIFTWGDSDKGRLGHGDKEPKLVPTCVAALVEPNFCQVACGQSLTVALTTSGHVYTMGSTVYGQLGNPQAEGNLPVRVEGKLLRNFVEEISCGAYHVAVLTSRTEVYTWGKGANGRLGHGDTDDRNSPTLVEALKDKQVRSVVCGTNFTAAICIHKWVSGVDQSMCSGCRMPFNFKRKRHNCYNCALVFCHSCSSRKALRASMAPSPNKPYRVCDSCYNKLTKAVESDPLSYSTVNRKGNSIQGSIDMDEKSDQRSSGQISRLSSMESFKTMDGKTSKRNKKFEFNSSRVSPIPNGNSNWGGLNISKSFNPVFGTSRKFFSASVPGSRIASRATSPTSRRASPTRSVTPTPTLTGLTSSEVILDGAGRISESLSQEVIRLRAQVESLTRKSQLQEAELERTTKQLKEAIGIAGEETAKCKAAKEVIKSLTAQLKGMAERLPVGASKNSKLPSLSILNGAPILSDITPLAVESMNSPRTSSEPDYNGSNSLLFSNGSSSFSNRNKTGHSDVLRNGSTDPSHASEWVEQDEPGVYITFTSLPGGAKDLKRVRFSRKRFSEKQAEQWWAENRARVYEQYNVRLVDKSTASIANDDESH, encoded by the exons GCTATCACTGCTCTTAAAAAAGGGGCATACTTACTAAAGTATGGGAGGAGAGGGAAGCCAAAATTTTGTCCATTTAGGCTTTCCAAT GATGAATCTGTATTAATATGGTTCTCAGGCAAAGAAGAGAAACACCTCAAGCTAAGCCATGTATCCAGAATCATTCCTGGACAACGAACT gCAATTTTTCAGAGGTATCCTCGTCCAGAGAAGGAATGCCAGTCATTTTCTCTGATCTACAATGATAGATCATTGGATGTT ATATGCAAGGACAAAGATGAAGCTGAAGTTTGGTTTGCTGGTCTAAAAACACTAATCTCACGCAGCAATCCTCGAAAATTGCGAACAGAATCAAGAAGTGATGGAATCTCTTCTGGAAGAAGCAGTCCAAGAACATACACGCGTagaagctcacctctaagctcTCCATTTGGTAGCATCAATAATACGCAGAAG GATGGCAATGACAACTTTCGGCTTCAAAGCCCGTATGGGAGTCCACCAAAGAATGGTTATGAAAAGCCCTTTTCTGATAATGTATTGTATTCTGCCCCTCCTAAGGGTTTCTTTCCTTCAGATTCTGCTACTGCCTCGGTTCACTCTTTATCATCCAGCTATTCAGATAATGCAACTGGGCTTCCAAAAGGTGTCACAATGGATGGCTTCAGGGTAAGTTTATCAAGTGCCGTGAGCTCATCAAGCCAAGGTTCTGGTCACGATGATGGTGATGCTTTAGGAGATGTTTTCATATGGGGTGAAGGAACTGGCGATGGAATTCTGGGTGGTGGAAATGCTAGAGTTGGAAGCTGTTGTGGTGCTAAAATGGATTCCTTTGTGCCAAAAGCACTAGAATCGGCTGTTATACTTGATGTTCAAAATGTCTCGTGTGGTGGAGGGCATGCTGCACTTGTCACCAAGCAAGGAGAGATCTACACTTGGGGTGAAGAGTCAGGGGGCCGGCTGGGACATGGTGTAGACTCTGATGTATTGCACCCGAAGCTCATCGATGCTCTTGTTAATACAAATATTGAACTAGTAGCATGTGGAGAGTACCATACGTGTGCTGTTACACTCTCCGGAGACTTGTACACCTGGGGCGATGGAACATTCAACTTTGGGCTTCTTGGCCATGAGAATGAAGCTAGCCACTGGGTCCCCAAAAGGGTTAATGGACCTTTGGAGGGCATACATGTTTCATCGATTTCTTGTGGGCCTTGGCATACTACTGTGGTAACTTCTGCAGGGCAATTGTTTACCTTTGGGGATGGGACTTTTGGTATTCTAGGTCATGGAGATCGCAGAAGTGTCTCGATTCCTAGGGAAGTGGAATCCCTCAAAGGGCTTCGTACTGTGCGGGCAGCTTGTGGCTTTTGGCATACTGCTGCAGTGGTAGAAGTTATGGTAGGTAGCTCAAGCTCTAGCAACTGCTCTTCTGGAAAGATTTTTACATGGGGGGATAGTGATAAAGGCCGTCTAGGGCATGGAGACAAAGAACCGAAACTTGTGCCTACTTGTGTGGCTGCTTTGGTCGAGCCAAACTTTTGTCAAGTGGCTTGTGGCCAGAGCCTAACGGTGGCACTTACAACCTCAGGCCATGTATATACAATGGGTAGCACTGTTTATGGTCAGCTAGGAAACCCTCAAGCAGAGGGCAATCTTCCTGTCCGTGTTGAAGGAAAGCTCCTTAGGAACTTTGTGGAGGAGATCTCATGTGGGGCCTACCACGTCGCAGTCCTGACTTCAAGGACTGAGGTCTACACTTGGGGTAAAGGTGCGAATGGCCGATTAGGTCATGGCGACACTGATGATAGAAATTCACCAACACTAGTCGAAGCATTAAAAGATAAACAAGTCCGAAGTGTTGTTTGTGGGACTAACTTTACTGCAGCAATCTGTATTCATAAATGGGTTTCTGGTGTTGATCAGTCCATGTGCTCAGGCTGCCGAATGCCATTCAACTTTAAGAGGAAACGTCACAATTGTTACAACTGTGCGCTTGTGTTTTGTCATTCTTGCAGCAGCAGAAAAGCTCTTAGGGCTTCGATGGCTCCTAGTCCTAACAAACCGTATCGTGTCTGCGACAGCTGCTATAACAAGCTAACTAAGGCAGTAGAATCTGACCCATTATCATATTCTACAGTTAATAGGAAAGGAAACTCAATACAGGGTTCGATCGATATGGATGAGAAGTCGGATCAAAGATCGAGTGGACAAATATCTAGATTGTCTTCGATGGAGTCCTTTAAGACTATGGATGGTAAAACTTCCAAGAGAAACAAGAAGTTTGAATTCAATAGCAGTCGTGTATCTCCTATCCCAAATGGGAATTCTAATTGGGGTGGACTCAACATTTCAAAATCTTTCAATCCTGTATTTGGAACGTCAAGAAAGTTTTTCTCAGCTTCTGTTCCTGGATCTAGAATAGCTTCTAGGGCGACATCGCCCACATCAAGAAGAGCAAGCCCTACTCGTTCTGTGACACCAACGCCAACACTAACAGGTCTAACTTCCTCGGAAGTTATTTTGGATGGTGCTGGTAGGATAAGTGAGAGCCTAAGCCAAGAGGTTATTAGATTGAGAGCTCAG GTGGAAAGTCTCACTAGGAAGTCCCAACTTCAAGAAGCTGAGTTGGAAAGAACAACTAAACAGTTGAAGGAGGCTATTGGAATTGCAGGGGAAGAAACTGCAAAGTGCAAAGCAGCAAAAGAAGTTATCAAGTCGCTCACTGCACAA TTGAAGGGCATGGCTGAACGGCTACCAGTAGGAGCTTCCAAAAACAGTAAGCTACCTTCTCTAAGCATTCTCAACGGCGCTCCCATCTTGAGTGATATCACCCCATTAGCTGTTGAGAGTATGAACAGTCCAAGAACTTCTAGTGAACCGGATTATAATGGCTCTAATAGCTTACTATTTTCAAACGGATCAAGCTCTTTTAGCAATCGGAATAAAACGGGTCATTCAGATGTGTTAAGAAATGGAAGCACAGATCCAAGTCATGCATCAGAATGGGTCGAGCAAGATGAACCGGGCGTTTACATTACGTTCACTTCTTTACCTGGAGGGGCCAAAGATCTCAAGCGGGTCCGCTTCAG TCGGAAGCGGTTCAGTGAGAAACAAGCTGAACAGTGGTGGGCCGAGAACCGTGCGAGGGTATACGAGCAATATAACGTTCGCTTGGTTGACAAGTCCACCGCCAGCATCGCCAATGACGATGAATCTCATTGA